From Natranaeroarchaeum aerophilus, one genomic window encodes:
- a CDS encoding nitrite/sulfite reductase, whose amino-acid sequence MVHKKEKFKDELYSDEVREKLIEFAEEGFESIPQDEREAWFSRFKFCGVFHQRSGQESYFMMRLTNCNGRLEPGQLRAIGEVARDYAKGPVSNPEYGNGWIDLTTRQSIQLHWIKLEDIPEIWEKLESVGVTSRSAGGDTMRNITGSPVAGKEQNEVVDTLALLDRFQEEIRGDNALCNMPRKFNISISGTPDGSAQDSINDIGLEPAEKEIDGEDVIGFNVRVGGGLGGHEPRVARPLDVFVTEDEAFDVVRGFVELYHEHGDREVRSKNRTRFFVDEHGTDWIRDLLEAEYVDFELRTAGEDMREEYTYNAGRPAEDGNHDYLGVHEQNDGDYYVGINVAVGRLVAEEAIELADLADEYGSGEVRLTRRQNPIIVDVDADRVNELLYEPLLETHKPEPNPFVRGGMACTGTEFCSLALVETKARMAVMLRWLRDNVELPEDVTQLKMHFSGCTADCGHANTADIGLLGMRARKDGEMVEAVDLGVGGGIGENPSFVEYIRQRIPADEAPGAIKNLVEAFAAHREPGQTFRQWVDATGSEALIELSEPEETTYEDPCLTDAKQSWYPFADEDAEGARGAASADD is encoded by the coding sequence ATGGTTCACAAAAAAGAGAAGTTCAAAGACGAACTGTACAGCGACGAGGTTCGCGAGAAACTGATCGAGTTCGCCGAGGAGGGGTTCGAATCGATCCCCCAGGACGAGCGCGAGGCGTGGTTCTCCCGGTTCAAGTTCTGTGGCGTCTTCCACCAGCGCTCCGGGCAGGAGAGCTACTTCATGATGCGGCTCACCAACTGCAACGGCCGCCTCGAACCGGGACAGCTCCGCGCGATCGGAGAGGTCGCGAGGGACTACGCGAAGGGCCCCGTCTCGAATCCGGAGTACGGCAACGGCTGGATCGATCTGACGACCCGCCAGTCGATCCAGCTCCACTGGATCAAGCTCGAAGATATCCCGGAGATCTGGGAGAAACTGGAGTCGGTCGGCGTTACATCCCGGTCGGCAGGTGGAGACACCATGCGAAACATCACCGGTAGCCCCGTCGCGGGCAAGGAACAAAACGAGGTCGTCGACACGCTGGCCCTGCTCGACCGGTTTCAGGAGGAGATCCGCGGGGACAATGCGCTCTGTAATATGCCCCGAAAGTTCAACATCAGCATCTCCGGGACACCGGACGGGAGCGCACAGGACTCGATCAACGACATCGGGCTGGAACCCGCCGAAAAGGAGATCGATGGTGAGGATGTCATCGGGTTCAACGTCCGCGTTGGCGGTGGACTCGGTGGTCACGAGCCCCGGGTCGCCCGACCGCTCGACGTGTTCGTTACCGAGGACGAAGCCTTCGACGTTGTCCGTGGGTTCGTCGAACTCTACCACGAACACGGGGATCGGGAGGTCCGCTCGAAGAACCGCACACGGTTTTTCGTCGACGAGCACGGAACCGACTGGATCCGCGACCTGCTCGAAGCGGAGTACGTCGACTTCGAGTTGCGGACTGCGGGCGAGGACATGCGCGAGGAGTACACGTACAACGCCGGTCGTCCTGCCGAGGACGGCAACCACGACTACCTCGGAGTCCACGAACAGAACGACGGGGACTACTACGTCGGTATCAACGTCGCCGTGGGGCGACTCGTGGCCGAGGAAGCCATCGAACTCGCAGACCTCGCCGACGAATACGGTTCCGGCGAGGTTCGGCTGACCCGTCGCCAGAATCCCATTATCGTCGACGTTGACGCCGACCGCGTCAACGAACTGCTCTACGAGCCACTGCTGGAAACACACAAGCCCGAACCCAACCCGTTCGTCCGCGGCGGGATGGCCTGTACGGGCACCGAGTTCTGCTCGCTGGCCCTCGTCGAGACCAAGGCCCGGATGGCGGTGATGCTCCGGTGGCTTCGGGACAACGTCGAACTGCCCGAGGACGTAACACAGCTGAAGATGCATTTTTCCGGCTGCACGGCAGACTGCGGGCACGCAAACACCGCCGATATCGGCCTGCTCGGCATGCGTGCACGCAAGGACGGCGAAATGGTCGAAGCGGTCGACCTCGGCGTCGGCGGCGGCATCGGCGAGAACCCATCGTTTGTCGAGTACATCAGACAGCGGATCCCCGCCGACGAGGCCCCCGGCGCGATCAAGAATCTGGTCGAAGCGTTCGCAGCCCATCGGGAGCCCGGACAGACCTTCCGCCAGTGGGTCGACGCCACGGGATCGGAAGCGCTCATCGAACTCAGCGAGCCCGAAGAGACGACCTACGAAGATCCGTGTCTGACCGACGCCAAGCAGTCCTGGTATCCGTTTGCCGACGAGGACGCCGAGGGTGCACGGGGTGCTGCATCCGCGGATGACTGA
- a CDS encoding acetamidase/formamidase family protein → MDEDDRTTDHRITPEEDGVHHSWNNEISPVCTIEPGEVVEFSCRDATNGQIDADSTVADLAGLDIEQVHALTGPVAIQGAAPGDVLTIEILDISHQGWGYTLVLPGEMEHGLLAEEFPEPMLHIWNLDDGVARFVDGIEVPIDPFPGILGVAPAESGSFETFPPLPTGGNIDIKHLTPGSTAYLPVDVEDALFSIGDCHAAQGDGEVCGTGIEAPMSVTCRFDVETGRSTDAPQFETDGPFTPSGRDERMFGTTGVGDDLYTASADAVRAMVEHLHEERGLAREQAYVLCSAAVDLKINQIVNAPNWTVSAYLPERVFQTE, encoded by the coding sequence ATGGACGAGGACGACAGGACTACCGATCATCGCATCACACCCGAGGAAGACGGCGTTCATCACTCGTGGAACAACGAGATTTCTCCCGTTTGTACGATCGAACCCGGGGAAGTCGTCGAATTTTCGTGTCGTGATGCGACGAACGGACAGATTGACGCCGACTCGACGGTCGCCGATCTCGCCGGGCTGGATATCGAACAGGTTCACGCGCTGACCGGGCCGGTGGCTATACAGGGGGCTGCCCCCGGCGACGTGCTGACCATCGAGATTCTCGACATCTCCCATCAGGGCTGGGGCTACACCCTCGTTCTCCCAGGGGAGATGGAACACGGTTTGCTGGCCGAGGAGTTCCCCGAGCCGATGCTCCACATCTGGAACCTCGACGACGGCGTCGCCCGGTTCGTCGACGGTATCGAGGTGCCGATCGACCCGTTTCCGGGAATCCTCGGCGTCGCTCCGGCCGAGTCGGGATCGTTCGAGACGTTTCCCCCGCTGCCCACGGGTGGTAACATCGACATCAAACACCTCACTCCGGGGTCGACCGCGTACCTCCCTGTCGACGTCGAGGACGCCCTGTTCAGCATCGGCGACTGTCACGCCGCACAGGGCGATGGCGAGGTCTGTGGGACTGGCATCGAAGCACCGATGTCGGTTACCTGTCGATTCGACGTCGAGACCGGGCGATCGACCGACGCGCCACAGTTCGAGACCGACGGGCCGTTTACGCCGAGTGGGCGTGACGAACGGATGTTCGGGACCACGGGTGTCGGCGACGACCTGTACACCGCGAGTGCCGACGCGGTTCGCGCGATGGTGGAACATCTTCACGAAGAGCGGGGCCTCGCGCGCGAGCAGGCGTACGTACTCTGCTCTGCAGCCGTCGACCTGAAAATCAACCAGATCGTTAATGCGCCGAACTGGACGGTTTCGGCGTACCTCCCGGAGCGAGTGTTCCAGACAGAGTGA
- the rtcA gene encoding RNA 3'-terminal phosphate cyclase yields MIDIDGSRGGGQIVRSSITLSILTDTPIRIEDVRGDRPNPGLKHQHCSAVELAAEIAAADVTGVELGATGIAFDPGRVSGGDYETMIGTAGSITLVFDTVLPLATVIDEPLSVTVGGGTDVKWSPPLDYYRRVKLPFLRRYGLQAAIDPARRGFYPAGGGRARLRTAPSTLAPIRATNRGERRHIRIYSVASEHLDDADVAPRQAKTVSEALPADASVAERVSTVAAADSPGSATVIAAAYENGCAGFTAFGERGKPAEEVGSDAVAALREFERSDAAVGEHLADQLLLPMAIAGGSITIPQTTDHVKSSVELLERFGIECRVDDAGEATTVRIDDPISGQK; encoded by the coding sequence ATGATCGATATCGACGGGAGCCGTGGCGGAGGGCAGATCGTTCGCTCGTCGATCACTCTCTCGATCCTTACTGACACGCCGATCCGAATCGAAGATGTCCGGGGGGATCGTCCGAATCCCGGTCTGAAACACCAGCATTGCAGTGCGGTCGAGCTCGCTGCGGAGATCGCTGCTGCCGACGTCACGGGGGTGGAGCTCGGCGCAACAGGGATAGCGTTCGATCCCGGACGAGTTTCGGGTGGCGACTACGAGACGATGATCGGGACGGCCGGGAGCATCACGCTCGTGTTCGACACGGTACTGCCGCTCGCTACCGTGATCGACGAGCCGCTCTCGGTCACGGTTGGCGGCGGAACCGACGTGAAGTGGTCGCCGCCGCTCGATTACTACCGGCGGGTGAAACTTCCGTTCCTCCGTCGGTATGGATTGCAGGCAGCTATCGACCCGGCTCGGCGCGGATTCTATCCCGCAGGCGGCGGGAGAGCACGGCTCCGTACTGCGCCGTCAACGCTTGCACCGATCCGGGCGACCAATCGGGGTGAGCGCCGTCACATTCGGATCTACTCGGTCGCCTCCGAGCACCTTGACGACGCCGACGTGGCACCGCGACAGGCAAAGACAGTGAGCGAGGCGCTTCCTGCGGACGCGTCGGTTGCCGAGCGCGTCTCGACGGTTGCGGCCGCGGATTCGCCGGGATCAGCAACCGTCATCGCTGCGGCGTACGAGAATGGATGCGCAGGGTTCACAGCGTTCGGCGAGCGCGGAAAACCCGCAGAGGAGGTCGGCTCGGACGCCGTGGCTGCACTTCGGGAGTTCGAGCGAAGCGACGCTGCTGTTGGCGAACACCTCGCGGATCAGTTACTGCTCCCGATGGCCATCGCGGGCGGCAGTATTACGATTCCGCAGACGACCGATCACGTCAAATCGAGCGTTGAACTGCTAGAGCGGTTCGGGATCGAGTGTCGAGTAGACGACGCCGGCGAAGCGACGACAGTCCGTATCGATGACCCGATTTCGGGACAAAAATAA
- a CDS encoding helix-turn-helix domain-containing protein — MTDTPQNASFDDAALPADLARQVFLASPIGLAVIERSGEVVFANDRATQILNTARGDLVGRTYHSPDWEIYQGGGPVSADNHPVTRVFETGDPEYGYEHRIGRPDGSQRWITHNATPLLEDGAVEYVLVAFEDITELKRREERLSSQHMQRVEFRASRSAVPPSLRVERGEHQFEVESIVSLPDGATVQYMGTSDLPASDFVTAVEEVPHYVDVRLLSTIDGYSRIEARAESATVAEVFQSLGGRPLDIVVMRDEVRFSGVLPGDVDHRLAADGIAEFHPDIELVSEELVYSPHLLYDIVEAALTDRQLATLDAAYFSGYFDSPRTSTGKELAERFGVTRQTFNQHLRKAQQEVFRHLFEKSATGETD; from the coding sequence ATGACTGACACGCCACAGAACGCGTCTTTCGACGACGCCGCACTCCCTGCTGACCTCGCTCGCCAGGTATTCCTCGCGAGCCCAATCGGCCTCGCAGTGATCGAACGGAGCGGCGAAGTCGTGTTCGCAAACGACCGCGCAACGCAGATACTCAACACCGCGCGGGGAGATCTGGTCGGTCGGACGTACCATTCCCCGGACTGGGAGATCTATCAGGGCGGCGGGCCAGTTTCGGCTGACAACCATCCAGTTACGCGCGTATTTGAGACCGGTGACCCGGAATACGGCTACGAACATCGAATTGGACGTCCCGACGGGTCACAGCGCTGGATTACACACAACGCGACCCCGCTGCTGGAGGATGGAGCGGTCGAGTACGTTCTCGTCGCATTCGAGGACATCACGGAGCTGAAACGCCGGGAGGAGCGGCTCAGCAGCCAGCACATGCAACGCGTCGAGTTCAGAGCCAGCCGGTCGGCAGTGCCGCCGTCACTCCGGGTCGAACGCGGCGAGCACCAGTTCGAGGTCGAATCAATCGTCTCGCTGCCCGACGGTGCGACGGTTCAGTACATGGGCACGTCGGATCTGCCGGCAAGTGACTTCGTCACTGCCGTCGAGGAAGTGCCTCATTACGTCGACGTTCGTCTACTCAGTACGATCGACGGCTACAGTCGCATCGAGGCGCGTGCGGAGTCCGCGACGGTCGCGGAAGTCTTCCAGTCGCTCGGGGGACGGCCCCTGGATATCGTGGTGATGAGAGACGAGGTCCGATTTTCGGGAGTGCTTCCCGGAGATGTCGACCATCGGCTGGCAGCGGACGGCATTGCGGAGTTTCACCCGGACATCGAACTCGTCTCGGAGGAGCTCGTCTACTCGCCACATCTGCTGTATGACATTGTTGAGGCTGCCCTCACCGACCGCCAGCTTGCAACCCTCGATGCGGCGTACTTTAGCGGGTACTTCGACTCGCCACGAACCAGCACCGGAAAAGAACTTGCAGAGCGCTTCGGCGTCACCCGGCAGACGTTCAATCAACACCTCCGAAAAGCCCAGCAGGAGGTCTTCCGACATCTCTTCGAGAAGTCCGCCACTGGTGAAACTGACTAG
- a CDS encoding DUF456 domain-containing protein, which yields MVDLAFALAVTLLIAGIIGSVVPMIPGPFLSILGVVGYWWSTGYAEPSTLALVGLIVVALLAFVVEFVASALSARAGGASWRVTGIAGVAGVALLFVTGPLLMIVGVSLLVFLLELRRHDDVSRGVKAATYTTIGIFGSSIAQVLLTFLVLLGFVLSVA from the coding sequence ATGGTTGACCTCGCCTTCGCCCTCGCCGTCACCCTGTTGATTGCGGGCATCATCGGCAGCGTCGTCCCGATGATCCCCGGTCCCTTTCTCTCGATCCTGGGGGTTGTCGGCTACTGGTGGTCGACGGGCTACGCTGAACCCTCGACGCTCGCCCTCGTTGGGCTGATCGTCGTCGCGCTGCTGGCCTTTGTTGTCGAGTTCGTCGCGAGTGCGCTTTCGGCCCGAGCAGGCGGCGCGTCATGGCGGGTTACGGGAATCGCCGGTGTTGCAGGCGTTGCACTGCTTTTTGTCACTGGGCCGTTGCTGATGATCGTCGGTGTGAGTCTGCTGGTCTTCCTGCTCGAACTACGTCGCCACGACGACGTCTCACGGGGGGTGAAGGCGGCGACGTACACGACGATCGGGATCTTCGGGTCGTCGATCGCACAGGTACTGTTGACGTTTCTGGTACTCCTCGGATTCGTCCTCTCTGTCGCCTGA
- a CDS encoding HalOD1 output domain-containing protein, with translation MSNKMIRSESKPTRSDDTLNQTTIPFDETGDPESDIVLTIVEHVADLTDVDVTELPPLYDSVNPGALADLMASPQSSDSSVDVSFRYQGCRITVSSAGTVTIEEPLQ, from the coding sequence ATGAGCAACAAAATGATTCGCTCGGAATCCAAACCCACACGATCCGACGACACCCTGAATCAGACGACCATACCGTTCGACGAGACCGGGGACCCGGAGAGCGATATTGTTCTCACTATCGTCGAGCACGTTGCCGACCTCACCGACGTGGATGTCACGGAGTTACCCCCGCTATACGACAGCGTCAACCCCGGAGCGCTGGCCGATCTAATGGCTTCGCCACAATCCAGTGATAGCTCTGTCGACGTTTCGTTCCGATATCAGGGCTGTCGGATCACGGTCTCAAGCGCAGGGACAGTTACGATAGAAGAGCCGTTGCAGTGA
- a CDS encoding MFS transporter, producing MKLTSLLYGKYRNLLLATAMFNLGFVIWFSFAPFTGEIAQEFDLSVADLGIVASAAIVAVPLGRIIIGPLTDRFGADVTASVTLVTVGTFAIISAFAQSYEVFTVSRIIASLAGITFVIGIQHVAEWFEEENLGTAEGIFAGVGNAGAGLGAYFTLPRIFGEGYTDPIFGSAFLATSSNWRAAFFYTGVLAIVLGIVYYVFGDAAKSKEKREATRAGISWDQWKFIATRYGAVVLSVAYIMTFGLELAMNGWLGTYYREAFGQGDIVIAATFAATFSIAAGLLRPIGGYVSDLVARKEVDILPWFEGEYRNQWTLTTLVFVMLTMFGMTLAGLTGNIYIAVVAGFFVGMGCAFSEGAIFAQVPAMFPNNSGSVAGIVGGVGTVGGVVYPLAFSAAFLPNYHVGYAIVGASMIPIIGLTAWVFQPRISEVANEAGFLVSTDPRSPKEIPSDD from the coding sequence ATGAAACTCACGTCGTTACTGTACGGTAAGTACCGGAACCTGCTACTGGCGACGGCGATGTTCAACCTCGGGTTCGTCATCTGGTTCTCCTTTGCCCCGTTCACGGGAGAGATTGCCCAGGAGTTCGATCTCTCAGTGGCGGATCTGGGCATCGTCGCGAGCGCTGCAATCGTCGCCGTCCCGCTTGGCCGGATCATCATCGGCCCGCTAACTGACAGGTTCGGCGCGGACGTGACCGCAAGCGTTACGCTCGTGACCGTGGGAACGTTCGCGATCATCAGCGCGTTCGCACAGAGCTACGAGGTGTTCACGGTCTCGCGGATCATCGCCTCGCTGGCCGGGATCACCTTCGTAATCGGTATCCAGCACGTCGCCGAGTGGTTCGAAGAGGAGAATCTCGGGACTGCAGAGGGGATTTTCGCCGGTGTCGGCAACGCCGGGGCTGGCCTGGGCGCGTACTTCACGCTCCCACGGATCTTCGGGGAGGGGTACACTGACCCGATCTTCGGCTCGGCGTTTCTCGCGACGTCCTCGAACTGGCGCGCCGCCTTCTTTTATACTGGCGTGCTCGCTATCGTGCTCGGAATCGTCTACTATGTGTTCGGGGACGCCGCAAAGTCAAAGGAAAAACGCGAGGCGACCAGAGCCGGAATCAGCTGGGACCAGTGGAAGTTCATTGCGACCCGCTACGGCGCGGTTGTACTCTCGGTCGCATACATCATGACCTTTGGTCTTGAACTGGCAATGAACGGCTGGCTCGGTACCTACTACCGCGAGGCGTTCGGCCAGGGAGACATCGTTATCGCGGCGACGTTCGCGGCGACGTTCTCGATCGCTGCCGGATTGCTCAGACCCATCGGCGGCTACGTCAGCGACCTCGTCGCACGCAAAGAGGTGGACATCCTCCCCTGGTTCGAGGGCGAGTACCGCAACCAGTGGACGTTGACGACGCTTGTCTTCGTCATGCTGACGATGTTTGGGATGACTCTCGCAGGGCTCACTGGAAACATCTACATCGCCGTCGTTGCGGGCTTTTTCGTCGGGATGGGATGTGCTTTCTCCGAGGGGGCGATCTTCGCACAGGTGCCCGCGATGTTCCCGAACAACTCGGGGTCCGTTGCGGGAATCGTCGGCGGCGTCGGTACTGTAGGCGGGGTCGTCTACCCACTTGCCTTCTCGGCAGCGTTCCTCCCGAACTACCACGTCGGCTACGCCATCGTCGGCGCGTCGATGATCCCGATCATCGGACTGACTGCGTGGGTGTTCCAGCCCAGGATCTCAGAAGTCGCCAACGAGGCTGGCTTCCTCGTCAGTACTGACCCGCGCTCTCCGAAGGAGATCCCTTCGGACGACTGA
- the nasA gene encoding assimilatory nitrate reductase NasA produces MSRWIPTTCMRCAVGCGHLQRGVDKGYGLDTVRGDASHPVNNGLACQRGVNETANPDGEWLTRPLIRKDDELVPTSWDTALGVVVERFRAALDTNPDGIAVLGSGQQTNEAAYALGKLARGGFGTRYYDANTTLCMASAVTAYYQAFGSDAPPPTYDDIPEAKTHLVWGANPAAAHPVMYRWIADSAADDDSQMIVVDPVASETVDDADEHVQLEPGTDLAFARAILAQLVEDDAIDESFIESATVGFDRLREELPPVESAAATAGVSVETVERVAAAFEDPTLVYWGMGINQSVQGTATARALIDLCLATGNLRPGSGPFSLTGQANSMGTRLCSSKGTWPGHRPFDAPEHRETVAETWGVPVDRLPDDPGPGPVGIVDALAEDGPEACWTVATNPVAGMPDADRVNETLSDTFLVVQDAFMTETAELADVVLPAATWGESEGTVTNMERTVSRVRAATETPPKVRQDIDIIATIGHRLDDDLFERPVLEPESAYEEFRELTADTPADLSGITYERLESELAVRWPAPGTDSQGGYRYYSEDGWRFPTDSGRAQFSTGMHGGLAEPADEQYPLTLTTGREPDAYNTGVRTRGEETTDLPVARIHPETTMSHSEAFERGETVVASRRASVTVSVQPDEGIPEGVIWLPIHHPAVNTLTLPTVDPESDEPNFKQCAVRLRAPADN; encoded by the coding sequence ATGAGTCGCTGGATACCGACCACCTGTATGCGGTGTGCGGTCGGCTGTGGACATCTGCAACGAGGGGTAGATAAAGGGTACGGACTGGATACGGTCCGTGGGGATGCCAGTCATCCGGTTAATAATGGTCTTGCCTGTCAACGTGGGGTCAACGAAACCGCGAACCCGGATGGAGAGTGGTTAACTCGGCCGCTAATTCGGAAAGACGACGAACTCGTCCCGACCAGCTGGGATACAGCACTCGGCGTGGTCGTCGAGCGGTTCCGCGCCGCGCTCGATACCAATCCGGACGGTATCGCCGTTCTCGGGAGCGGCCAACAGACCAACGAGGCGGCCTACGCCCTGGGGAAACTGGCCCGGGGCGGCTTCGGAACGCGGTACTACGACGCCAATACGACGCTGTGTATGGCCTCGGCGGTCACAGCCTACTATCAGGCGTTCGGGAGCGATGCGCCCCCGCCGACCTACGATGACATTCCCGAAGCGAAGACACACCTCGTCTGGGGAGCGAACCCGGCCGCGGCCCATCCGGTAATGTACCGCTGGATCGCCGATAGCGCTGCGGACGACGACAGCCAGATGATCGTCGTCGATCCTGTTGCGAGCGAAACTGTCGACGACGCTGACGAGCACGTCCAGCTGGAGCCCGGGACGGACCTTGCCTTTGCCCGGGCCATCCTCGCCCAGCTCGTCGAGGACGACGCGATCGACGAATCGTTCATCGAGTCGGCGACGGTTGGCTTCGACAGATTGCGCGAGGAACTACCTCCCGTGGAGAGCGCTGCGGCCACCGCAGGCGTCTCGGTCGAGACGGTCGAGCGCGTCGCGGCGGCGTTCGAGGATCCGACACTCGTCTACTGGGGGATGGGGATCAACCAGAGCGTGCAGGGAACCGCCACGGCACGGGCGCTCATCGACCTCTGTCTGGCAACCGGTAATCTCCGCCCGGGGAGCGGTCCATTCTCACTGACCGGACAGGCCAACTCGATGGGGACCCGACTCTGTTCCTCGAAGGGGACGTGGCCGGGCCACCGTCCATTCGACGCGCCGGAACACCGGGAAACGGTCGCCGAGACGTGGGGCGTACCCGTCGACCGGCTGCCGGATGATCCGGGTCCCGGGCCGGTCGGCATCGTCGACGCACTGGCCGAGGACGGTCCGGAGGCCTGCTGGACGGTGGCGACGAACCCCGTTGCGGGGATGCCCGATGCCGACCGGGTCAACGAGACGCTCTCCGACACGTTCCTCGTCGTCCAGGACGCGTTCATGACCGAGACCGCAGAACTCGCAGATGTCGTCCTTCCAGCGGCGACGTGGGGAGAGTCGGAGGGGACCGTCACCAACATGGAGCGGACCGTCTCGCGGGTTCGAGCAGCGACCGAAACACCCCCGAAAGTGCGGCAGGACATCGATATCATCGCGACCATCGGCCACCGGCTCGACGACGACCTGTTCGAGCGACCGGTTCTCGAACCGGAATCGGCGTACGAGGAGTTTCGAGAGCTGACGGCGGACACTCCCGCGGATCTTTCCGGGATCACGTACGAGCGTCTGGAGTCCGAGTTGGCTGTTCGCTGGCCCGCTCCCGGGACCGATTCGCAGGGCGGCTATCGGTACTATTCCGAGGACGGCTGGAGGTTCCCGACCGACTCGGGGCGGGCACAGTTCTCTACCGGTATGCACGGTGGGCTTGCAGAGCCGGCCGACGAACAGTATCCCCTGACACTGACCACCGGCCGAGAGCCCGACGCATACAACACCGGCGTCCGAACCCGTGGCGAGGAGACCACAGACCTACCGGTCGCGCGGATCCATCCGGAGACGACGATGAGCCACAGCGAGGCCTTCGAGCGCGGGGAGACTGTTGTCGCCTCGCGCCGGGCGTCAGTGACAGTCTCGGTCCAGCCGGACGAGGGCATCCCGGAGGGCGTGATCTGGCTGCCGATCCACCATCCGGCGGTCAATACGCTCACGCTCCCGACCGTCGATCCGGAGTCCGACGAACCGAACTTCAAACAGTGTGCTGTTAGATTGCGTGCACCAGCTGACAACTGA